A region from the Brassica napus cultivar Da-Ae chromosome C8, Da-Ae, whole genome shotgun sequence genome encodes:
- the LOC106386086 gene encoding UDP-glycosyltransferase 71C3-like, protein MVKQEIIFVPYPTPGHLLVTIEFAKSLIKRDHRIHTITILHWTLPYTPHADLFAKSLIASEPQIRFHALPEVKNPPPFDLFLKATEAYVLEFTRATVPLVRDALSTLVSSRDGTDPVRVAGLVLDFFSVPLIQVGNEFNIPSYIFLTCNAGFLGMLKYLPQRHRRMGTMLDLSSSEDHHIPGYASSVPSKVLPAGQFVRESYEAWVEIAEKIPEAKGILVNSFTCLEQKAFDHFSCCCPDDFPPVYPVGPVLSMEDRPSPDLDPSDQRRIMRWLEDQPESSVVYLCFGSYGVLGAPQIEEIARASEVSGHRFLWSIRTEDGGPCDLFPDGFTDRTASTGLVCRWAPQVEVLSHKAVGGFVSHCGWNSVLESLWFGVPIVTWPLYAEQQLNAFTMVTELGLAVELRLDYVSTKKEIVKAEEISEAIRSLMDGENTVRGRVKETAEAARKALMDGGSSFVGVKRFMDDLVGEDF, encoded by the coding sequence ATGGTGAAGCAAGAAATCATTTTCGTTCCTTACCCAACCCCTGGTCATCTTCTTGTCACTATTGAGTTTGCTAAATCTCTCATCAAACGCGACCATCGCATTCACACCATCACCATCCTCCACTGGACGTTACCTTACACTCCCCATGCTGACCTCTTTGCGAAATCACTCATCGCTTCGGAGCCACAGATCCGTTTTCACGCCTTACCTGAAGTCAAGAACCCTCCCCCATTTGACCTCTTCTTGAAAGCCACCGAGGCTTACGTTCTAGAGTTCACCAGGGCGACAGTTCCTCTCGTCAGAGACGCTCTCTCCACTCTCGTCTCCTCTCGCGACGGAACCGATCCGGTTCGGGTCGCCGGTTTGGTTCTTGATTTCTTTAGCGTCCCATTGATCCAAGTGGGAAACGAGTTTAACATTCCTTCTTACATTTTCTTGACGTGTAACGCTGGTTTCCTTGGTATGTTGAAGTATCTCCCCCAGAGACATCGCAGAATGGGCACCATGCTCGATCTGAGCAGCTCTGAAGATCATCACATTCCAGGTTACGCTAGCTCAGTGCCGTCGAAGGTTCTGCCGGCGGGCCAGTTTGTGAGAGAGTCATACGAGGCTTGGGTCGAGATTGCCGAGAAAATCCCTGAagccaagggtattctggtaaatTCGTTCACGTGTCTCGAGCAGAAGGCATTTGATCACTTCTCTTGTTGTTGCCCTGACGATTTTCCTCCGGTTTACCCGGTCGGACCGGTTCTTAGCATGGAAGATCGTCCGTCCCCCGATCTTGACCCGTCGGATCAGCGCCGGATCATGAGATGGCTCGAGGACCAGCCGGAGTCGTCAGTGGTGTACCTCTGCTTCGGGAGCTACGGAGTCCTTGGGGCACCGCAGATTGAGGAGATAGCTCGAGCCTCGGAGGTCTCTGGCCACAGGTTTCTTTGGTCTATCCGTACCGAGGATGGTGGTCCGTGCGATCTCTTCCCAGACGGGTTTACGGATCGGACGGCGAGTACGGGACTGGTGTGCAGGTGGGCCCCGCAGGTGGAGGTGCTGTCTCACAAGGCCGTCGGAGGGTTCGTCTCTCACTGTGGCTGGAACTCTGTGCTGGAGAGCTTGTGGTTCGGCGTGCCGATCGTCACGTGGCCGTTGTACGCTGAGCAGCAGCTAAACGCTTTCACGATGGTGACGGAGTTAGGTTTAGCCGTGGAGCTGCGTTTGGATTACGTCTCGACCAAGAAAGAGATAGTGAAAGCTGAGGAGATTTCGGAAGCGATACGATCTCTGATGGACGGTGAGAATACGGTGAGGGGGAGAGTGAAGGAGACAGCTGAGGCGGCTAGGAAGGCTTTGATGGACGGAGGATCTTCTTTTGTCGGGGTTAAACGATTCATGGACGACTTGGTCGGCGAGGATTTTTAG